Proteins from a genomic interval of Capsicum annuum cultivar UCD-10X-F1 chromosome 4, UCD10Xv1.1, whole genome shotgun sequence:
- the LOC107854437 gene encoding probable calcium-binding protein CML44 isoform X3, which yields MSKLNESHIHRIFDKLDEDGDGLVSLDELKGLLDKIGACTGLDELQSLVGKTSLDFIDFLFFYEAMLKKNYGEEIKEDSDVDNKLEDDLVEAFKVFDLNGDGFISCEELQKLLSRLGLWDEKEGSDCRNMIHMYDTNLDGVLDFEEFKNMMLLSNSEGIPNL from the coding sequence ATGTCTAAGTTGAACGAAAGCCACATCCATAGGATTTTCGACAAGCTTGATGAAGATGGTGATGGATTGGTGAGTTTAGATGAGCTCAAAGGCCTTCTTGATAAGATAGGAGCTTGCACGGGCCTTGACGAGCTCCAATCTTTGGTAGGTAAAACGAGCCTTGACTTCATCGACTTCTTATTCTTTTACGAGGCTATGCTAAAGAAAAATTATGGAGAAGAGATAAAAGAGGATAGCGATGTTGATAATAAATTGGAAGATGATCTTGTTGAAGCATTCAAGGTGTTTGATTTGAATGGAGATGGTTTTATTTCTTGTGAGGAGCTTCAAAAATTGTTGTCAAGATTAGGATTGTGGGATGAGAAAGAAGGAAGTGATTGCAGAAACATGATCCACATGTATGATACTAACCTTGAtggtgttcttgattttgaggagtTCAAGAACATGATGTTGCTTTCTAATTCTGAGGGTATTCCTAATTTGTAA